In bacterium, a single genomic region encodes these proteins:
- a CDS encoding 50S ribosomal protein L11 has protein sequence PVIITVYADRTFTFIIKSPPASYLIKKYAKIQKGSATASKATVGSLTDKDLEEIAKVKMEDLSAYDIEAAKKIIAGSARSMGVKTPFFG, from the coding sequence TGCCGGTGATTATCACTGTGTATGCAGACAGAACTTTTACATTCATCATCAAAAGTCCTCCTGCTTCATACTTGATTAAGAAATACGCAAAAATCCAGAAAGGTTCCGCTACAGCAAGCAAGGCAACAGTTGGAAGTTTGACGGATAAAGATTTAGAAGAAATTGCGAAAGTGAAAATGGAAGATTTGAGCGCATACGATATCGAGGCAGCGAAGAAAATTATCGCCGGCAGCGCTCGTAGCATGGGCGTTAAAACTCCATTCTTCGGCTAA
- a CDS encoding 50S ribosomal protein L1 — MAGLTKKTKAVREKVSSTKFYGLDEAATLLSTLPKAKFDEAVDIAVKLGVDPRKAEENVRGVVSLPHGNGKTVRVVAFCTGAKAKEAEEAGADFVGTEELVQKIQGGWLEFDKVVATPDMMVMVSKVGKILGPRGLMPNPKLGSVTPEVGKAIKSIKAGQVEFRVEKAGIVHASIGKVSFGTQKIKENVESMIDAIIKMKPKTSKGVYLETISISSTMGPGIAIDPVPYRKV, encoded by the coding sequence ATGGCGGGATTAACTAAAAAAACTAAGGCAGTTCGTGAGAAAGTAAGCTCCACTAAGTTTTACGGGCTTGACGAAGCTGCTACTCTTTTATCTACGCTTCCCAAAGCAAAATTTGATGAAGCAGTTGATATCGCAGTCAAGCTTGGAGTTGATCCACGTAAAGCTGAAGAAAACGTGCGCGGCGTAGTTTCACTACCACATGGTAATGGCAAAACAGTGCGCGTGGTTGCCTTCTGTACAGGCGCGAAAGCTAAGGAAGCTGAAGAAGCTGGTGCAGACTTCGTTGGCACTGAAGAACTTGTTCAGAAAATCCAGGGCGGTTGGCTCGAATTTGATAAAGTAGTGGCCACGCCTGACATGATGGTCATGGTTAGTAAGGTTGGTAAGATTTTAGGACCACGAGGCTTGATGCCAAATCCGAAACTTGGATCTGTAACTCCAGAAGTTGGTAAGGCCATTAAGTCAATCAAGGCAGGTCAAGTTGAGTTCCGCGTTGAGAAGGCCGGCATCGTTCATGCCAGCATAGGCAAAGTCTCATTTGGAACACAAAAAATTAAAGAAAACGTTGAATCAATGATTGATGCAATCATTAAGATGAAACCCAAGACTTCTAAGGGTGTTTATTTAGAGACGATTTCAATTTCATCGACGATGGGCCCAGGAATAGCGATTGATCCAGTCCCATATAGAAAAGTTTAA
- the rplJ gene encoding 50S ribosomal protein L10, with product MALVEKEQMVTELNQNFSSAVASFVVEYAGISTSEVTAVRRKLNAKGARLKVIKNTLARRAVTDTDLAKLAEHFSGPTVVVFADSDPVESAKILLDFAKKNETVKLKGGYVDGTIIEGKEIEALAKMPSKLELQAKLLALIAAPATQLVRLLNAPGTNFVRLLDQYRQKLEQKGQS from the coding sequence ATGGCACTTGTAGAAAAAGAACAAATGGTTACAGAGTTGAATCAGAATTTCAGCTCAGCTGTAGCGTCGTTTGTTGTCGAGTACGCTGGTATTTCAACTTCTGAAGTCACCGCGGTGCGCAGGAAGTTAAATGCTAAAGGCGCTCGACTCAAAGTTATCAAAAACACACTCGCACGCCGTGCAGTGACTGATACAGATCTTGCTAAACTGGCAGAGCATTTTAGCGGTCCAACAGTAGTTGTCTTCGCTGACTCTGATCCAGTTGAGTCGGCAAAAATCTTACTTGATTTTGCCAAGAAGAATGAAACGGTAAAGCTCAAAGGCGGATATGTTGACGGCACGATCATTGAGGGGAAGGAAATTGAGGCGCTTGCGAAAATGCCAAGTAAGCTTGAGCTTCAGGCGAAGTTACTTGCATTAATTGCTGCTCCGGCAACTCAATTAGTGCGCTTACTTAACGCTCCAGGTACAAATTTTGTTCGCTTACTTGACCAGTACCGACAAAAGTTGGAGCAAAAAGGCCAGTCATAA
- the rplL gene encoding 50S ribosomal protein L7/L12 gives MDVNMEQVKDFIKGMSLMDAAKLVKELEEELGVSAAAPVGMMMPAMGAAGGAAAAEEKTSFTVVLADVGAEKIKVIKEVREVTGLGLKEAKDLVEGAPKPLKEGVSKDEAQKIKEKIESSGAKVEIK, from the coding sequence ATGGACGTTAATATGGAACAAGTAAAGGACTTCATTAAAGGAATGTCCTTAATGGATGCTGCTAAGCTTGTAAAAGAGCTTGAAGAAGAGCTTGGCGTTAGTGCTGCTGCTCCAGTTGGCATGATGATGCCAGCGATGGGTGCTGCTGGCGGCGCTGCTGCAGCTGAAGAGAAGACTTCTTTCACAGTTGTGCTTGCAGACGTTGGCGCGGAAAAGATCAAAGTCATTAAAGAAGTTCGCGAAGTGACTGGTCTTGGACTTAAGGAAGCTAAGGACCTCGTTGAGGGTGCTCCAAAGCCACTTAAAGAAGGCGTGTCAAAAGACGAAGCGCAGAAAATCAAAGAAAAAATTGAATCTTCAGGCGCTAAAGTCGAAATTAAGTAA